The window CTGGACGCGAGCGACGGTTCGGTACTGCGACGCGTCCAGCTCGACCCGCAGGCCGACACGTGGTCGCCGTGGGAGCCGTTCGGCGGGTCGGCCGGGGCGGTCCCCACGCTCGGCCGCAACACCGACGGCCGACTGGAGGTGTTCTCCCTCGCCCCGGGCGGTGCCGGCCTGCACCACCGGGTGCAGCGGCCGGACGGCGGCTGGCACGACTGGGAGGAGTTCGGCGGCGCGGCAGGCGCAGCCCCCGCCGTCGCCCGCAACGCCGACGGCAGACTGGAGGTCTTCGCGCTCGGCCCGGGCGGCACCGCCGTCGCCCGGCGACGGCAGGCCTCACCCGGATCGCTGACCTGGGACGCGTGGGACGGCGGCTTCGGCGGGCCCGCAGGCGCACCGCCCGTCGTCGCGGCCAACGCCGACGGACGGCTGGAAGTCTTCGCCCTCTCGCCCGGTGGCTCCGGGATCTACCACCGGTGGCAGGAGACACCCAACGGCCCCTGGGCGCAGTGGAGCCGCTTCGGCACCGCGGCCGGCACTGCGCCACGCGTGGCACGCGACGGCAGCGGCAGGCTCACCGTCGCCGCGACGGCCCCGTCCGGTGTGGCGACGTTCTCCCGGCGTCAGACCCTGCCGAGCGGAGGCTGGGACGGCTGGCAGCCGATGTTCGGCTGGACCGCCACGGCCCCGGCGCTCGTCGCCGACGCCGACGGCAGGCTCGACGCCTTCGCCCTGTCTCCCGGCGGCGCCCGGCTCGACCACCGCCGGCAGGTCGCCCCCGGCGGCAGCTGGGAACCCGCCGACGACTTCGGCGAACCCGGCGTCCGGCTCGCCGCCCTGCCCACGGCCACGGTCGACGCCACCGGACGGATGCACGTCTTCGCCGTCACCGCCGAAGGGCGGATACGCACCCGTGTACAGGCCCGGCCCGGCAGCGGCTGGCGGCCGTGGACCGCATTCGGTGACCGCACCGTCGCGCCCGTCCCCTCGGGCAGTCCCACCTACTGAAGGCCGAAGCGGTCAACGCCGGCAGCAGCGGCCGTTTCGCGCAGCGACCGGGCCGGTCAGGCCACGTTCTTGATCAGGAATTGCTGCTCCGGTCCGTCAGCGCACCGTTTCTCGACGGCTTCTGCCTCCGGGCGGGTGTCGTCGGAGGAGATGCCGATGCACTGGGACGTGGACTCCGCGCGCAGCCGGTAGCGCGACTCGGTGCCGGCGGGCTCTACGCGGAACTGCTGGTCCTTGTTGGCGCGGGTGCACGCGTCCCAAGGTTCGAGCATGCCCTTCGCCGGGGCGCTGCGCCGGATCGTCAGGCAACCCCTGCCGTGTGTCGGGTGGTGCCATTCGATGTAGTGCGGGGCGTCGGGGCCGTCGTGCACCGGCTTGAGGTAGGTGTGCGGCGGCCTCGCCTCCTTGCAAGGGCGTTGGGCGGCGATCGCACTGGTGTACGCCCCACTGCGGTCGCGCCCCTCCGTCAGGCACAGGTGCGGGGCCCGGGCCGGGCGGATCTCCACCCAGCCCCGAACCGCCGCGGCGGCCGGCGTACGTGCCTCCCCTTCGTCGTCGGGCAGCAGCGTCCACACGCCCGCCGCCAGCAGGAGAACGGCGATCACGGCCACGGCGGCGGCCAACGGCTTGGACCGGAGGCGTCGCCTGCTGCCCGACGCGCCCTCTATACGGGTCCGCGTCTCCAGCCAGGCCGCGATCTCGCGCTCGTCCTCCACCCCGCACACGTGAAGGAACGCGACGAGCAGTTCCGGCCGGGGCAGGGACTGGCGTTGCAGTACGTCCGAGAGGGTGCTGCGGGGGAGGACCTCGCCGCGGTCCTGCGCCCGCTGTTCCAGCTCCCGGTAGGTCAGGCCCGATCGCTCCTTGAGCCGCCGCATGCGGTCCGTGAACTCGCCCGCGTCGCGTGCCCTGCGCAGCTGTCTGCCCGTCCCCCTCATGCCGGA is drawn from Streptomyces roseifaciens and contains these coding sequences:
- a CDS encoding XRE family transcriptional regulator, with translation MRGTGRQLRRARDAGEFTDRMRRLKERSGLTYRELEQRAQDRGEVLPRSTLSDVLQRQSLPRPELLVAFLHVCGVEDEREIAAWLETRTRIEGASGSRRRLRSKPLAAAVAVIAVLLLAAGVWTLLPDDEGEARTPAAAAVRGWVEIRPARAPHLCLTEGRDRSGAYTSAIAAQRPCKEARPPHTYLKPVHDGPDAPHYIEWHHPTHGRGCLTIRRSAPAKGMLEPWDACTRANKDQQFRVEPAGTESRYRLRAESTSQCIGISSDDTRPEAEAVEKRCADGPEQQFLIKNVA